In Vibrio gallicus, a single window of DNA contains:
- a CDS encoding NCS2 family permease, with the protein MSDNTSTQPSGWLDKYFMISERGSNVRREIIAGLTTFLAMVYSVIVVPSMLGTAGFDQGAIFISTCLVAAFGSLLMGFWAKLPMAIGCAISLTAFTAFSLVLGQGVSIPVALGAVFLMGVVFTAITVTGVRQWILTNLPSGIAHGTGIGIGLFLLLIAASGVGLVIKNPVAGLPVTLGEFTSFPVLMSVLGLAAIFGLEKRGVPGGILLVIVAISIFGLIFDPSVTYQGVFALPSFGGEHSLIGAMDVMGALNPIVLPSVLALVMTAIFDATGTIRAVAGQANLLDKKGNIIDGGKALTSDSISSIVSGAVGGAPAAVYIESAAGTAAGGKTGLTAAVVGFLFLLLLFVAPISYLVPAYATAPALMYVGLLMLGNVRKLDFDDSIDALSGLVCAVFIVLTGNIVTGIMLGFMCLLVGRIVAGEWKKLNTGVILITIALVAFYAGGWAI; encoded by the coding sequence ATGTCCGACAATACCTCAACTCAGCCAAGTGGCTGGTTAGATAAATACTTTATGATTTCAGAGCGTGGCAGTAATGTTCGCCGTGAGATTATTGCCGGCTTAACTACCTTCTTAGCTATGGTTTATTCCGTAATCGTTGTTCCAAGCATGTTGGGAACAGCAGGCTTTGATCAGGGTGCAATCTTTATCTCAACCTGTTTGGTGGCCGCGTTTGGTTCGCTACTTATGGGCTTTTGGGCTAAATTGCCAATGGCAATTGGTTGTGCGATTTCATTAACCGCATTTACTGCATTCAGTCTTGTTCTTGGTCAAGGTGTATCGATTCCGGTAGCGTTAGGTGCTGTATTCCTTATGGGTGTGGTGTTCACCGCGATTACAGTTACTGGTGTTCGCCAATGGATTTTAACCAACCTGCCTTCAGGCATTGCGCATGGTACTGGTATTGGTATTGGTCTATTCCTATTGCTTATTGCAGCAAGTGGTGTCGGTCTGGTTATTAAAAACCCAGTGGCAGGCCTTCCTGTTACCCTTGGTGAATTCACTTCATTCCCTGTGTTGATGTCAGTTCTTGGCCTTGCTGCAATCTTCGGATTAGAAAAGCGTGGCGTACCAGGCGGCATTCTGCTGGTTATTGTTGCTATCTCTATCTTTGGTTTGATCTTTGATCCTAGCGTGACCTATCAAGGTGTGTTTGCATTACCGAGCTTTGGTGGTGAGCATTCACTTATCGGTGCAATGGATGTGATGGGGGCATTAAACCCAATCGTATTGCCGAGTGTGCTTGCGTTAGTTATGACTGCGATTTTTGATGCAACCGGTACTATCCGTGCGGTAGCGGGTCAAGCAAACCTTCTGGATAAAAAGGGTAATATCATCGATGGTGGTAAGGCTTTAACTTCAGATTCAATCAGTAGCATCGTTTCGGGTGCTGTTGGTGGCGCGCCAGCGGCGGTTTATATTGAATCAGCTGCCGGTACTGCGGCAGGTGGTAAAACTGGTTTAACAGCGGCGGTTGTGGGTTTCTTATTCCTACTACTATTGTTCGTAGCACCTATTAGCTACCTTGTTCCTGCTTACGCAACCGCTCCTGCGCTTATGTATGTTGGTCTGCTGATGCTTGGTAATGTTCGCAAACTCGACTTTGATGATTCTATCGATGCACTATCTGGTCTTGTATGTGCGGTATTTATTGTACTGACGGGTAACATAGTGACTGGCATCATGCTTGGTTTCATGTGCCTACTGGTTGGCCGCATTGTTGCTGGCGAGTGGAAGAAACTTAACACTGGTGTGATACTGATTACTATCGCATTAGTTGCTTTCTATGCTGGTGGTTGGGCTATCTAA
- a CDS encoding bifunctional metallophosphatase/5'-nucleotidase — translation MKIKFLTAAIVVGLAGCNSSSSDNAAQERESLNLRILHINDHHSKIDATGPVSLNLGGVDTKVEIGGFPRLVTKFNELQNDNTLRLHAGDAITGTMYYSLFRDELPDALMMNQVCFDAFALGNHEFDDGNEQLAKLIDAIKNGEDACGTEVLAANIEVPSTNPIYGMYEPYQIFDVAGQQVGVIGIDISSKTQASSSPSADTKFLDEVETSQRYIDILKAKGVDKVVLLTHYMYSNDIAMAKQLNGVDVIVGGDSHTLLGDNSLHTEIGFGTAQGEYPTVVENADGNDVCIVQAWENALILGELNVSFDPLGNVTQCAGTPHLLLGDEFIHPDFDSDDTPDAVHTAQELATISQYIAQKNELSSVIKDQSTSDKLAFYSDQVDEKMQENIGHSDSLLCNERTPGSNHSSGALCVEGSPEREFMNQHGSIMANVVSEAFVDMSIRSDIGIQNSGGVRTTIVQGDVSVGHVFNVLPFTNFLVNLDMTGQEIINTVEDALDNVVANNSSGAFPAAANLRFDVDMNEVKGQRISNVEARRKNDDGSFTEWHSIELDGTYVVVTNDFIAQGGDHYDSFVPVYEDQTRREDTGLLYTDSLINYVKKLEARGESLDTPDVTEMAVQSFTPLH, via the coding sequence ATGAAAATTAAATTTTTAACAGCAGCTATTGTTGTTGGTTTGGCTGGATGTAATTCTTCTAGTTCAGATAATGCAGCCCAAGAAAGAGAATCCCTTAACCTTCGTATCCTTCATATTAATGACCATCACTCAAAGATTGATGCTACAGGCCCAGTAAGCCTGAATCTAGGTGGTGTGGACACTAAAGTTGAAATTGGCGGCTTTCCGCGCTTAGTCACCAAGTTTAATGAGTTGCAAAATGACAACACTCTTAGGTTACATGCTGGTGATGCGATTACTGGCACTATGTATTACAGCTTGTTCCGTGATGAGTTACCTGATGCATTAATGATGAATCAAGTGTGCTTTGATGCGTTTGCCCTTGGCAACCATGAGTTCGATGATGGAAACGAGCAGTTAGCAAAATTGATAGATGCGATTAAAAACGGTGAAGACGCCTGTGGTACTGAAGTACTAGCGGCCAATATCGAAGTGCCTTCGACCAACCCAATTTACGGTATGTACGAACCGTACCAGATCTTCGATGTTGCAGGTCAACAGGTTGGTGTAATTGGTATCGACATATCGAGTAAGACTCAAGCGTCTTCATCACCATCGGCGGATACCAAGTTTTTGGATGAAGTTGAAACATCACAACGTTATATCGATATCCTGAAAGCAAAAGGGGTCGATAAAGTGGTATTGCTGACCCATTATATGTATAGCAATGATATTGCGATGGCCAAGCAACTAAATGGTGTCGATGTCATTGTAGGTGGAGACAGCCATACCTTACTTGGTGATAACAGCTTGCATACTGAAATTGGATTTGGCACCGCGCAAGGAGAATACCCGACGGTTGTTGAAAATGCAGATGGCAATGATGTTTGTATTGTTCAGGCTTGGGAAAATGCCCTTATCTTAGGAGAGCTCAACGTTAGCTTTGATCCCCTTGGCAACGTAACCCAATGTGCCGGAACGCCACACTTATTGTTAGGAGATGAGTTTATCCACCCTGATTTTGATTCAGACGATACACCTGATGCTGTGCATACTGCCCAAGAGCTTGCCACTATTTCGCAGTATATCGCACAAAAGAATGAATTAAGTTCAGTGATAAAAGATCAATCAACCTCAGATAAACTGGCCTTCTATAGCGACCAAGTAGATGAAAAGATGCAAGAAAACATCGGCCACAGTGACTCTCTACTGTGTAATGAACGCACCCCTGGCTCAAACCATTCATCAGGGGCTTTATGCGTAGAAGGAAGCCCAGAGCGTGAATTTATGAATCAACACGGTAGCATTATGGCAAACGTAGTATCTGAAGCGTTTGTAGATATGTCGATTCGTTCAGATATTGGAATTCAAAATAGTGGTGGTGTACGCACGACTATTGTTCAAGGAGATGTTTCAGTAGGCCATGTATTCAATGTATTGCCGTTTACCAACTTTTTAGTGAATCTTGATATGACTGGGCAAGAGATCATAAATACCGTAGAAGATGCGTTAGATAACGTGGTCGCTAATAATTCTAGTGGTGCTTTTCCTGCTGCGGCTAACTTACGCTTCGATGTTGATATGAACGAAGTAAAAGGGCAGCGCATCTCTAACGTTGAAGCGCGTCGTAAGAATGACGACGGCTCATTTACTGAGTGGCACTCAATTGAACTAGATGGCACATATGTCGTCGTTACCAATGACTTTATTGCTCAAGGTGGCGACCATTATGATTCATTTGTTCCTGTATATGAAGATCAAACTCGTCGCGAAGATACTGGACTTCTTTATACCGATTCACTCATTAATTATGTGAAGAAGCTAGAGGCTCGCGGTGAAAGTTTAGATACCCCAGACGTCACTGAAATGGCAGTTCAAAGCTTCACTCCCCTGCACTAA
- a CDS encoding ExeM/NucH family extracellular endonuclease: MNKFKAALTLPCILLSGHVSADIIISKVVEGSGYNKAIEIANIGNQTVSLAGYMLQKETNFNGDWQSDYLLGDITLAPFQTYVIGHANSSVDEQLKAKFDVTNSTITNFNGDDPLRLLLNDEVVDMFGPNVGSGDFNKDITLVRCNYMASPVWDLSDWITLPKDSWETLGTISQTCDASTPPEVPDGITTTIMNLQGEGMWSPYTDPSNGQYESEEIFEVTGVVTHIQSSNLDNDLLTGFFIQDQHGDNNAATSDGIFVNGSPLGLAIGDEVVVTGKVLEHYSWTQINAARVEKTGTQGIVLPATTIVPIASDQSFEQTLERYEGMLVRVNNATDMHVARTFGFDYSAYRNNMVLSHQSVNYHPNQFNTPLSQGAQQVDASNADRRLFVESPSKAANGVIPWYPDFAQDNGTGTTDDYIRVGAELNEQGLTGLLGYSYSEYRLYVISEANSATFVENTRPTTPTLKAGELVVSSFNVENFFTSPFGGRNNPLNQNRGAESLDDYNTQLNKIVSALIAINADIYGLIEIENNGFDEQSAIYTLVEEINRHLESEDQYQIAMPAQIEGEGYVGTDAITNKIIYRPSVVELNDIHIIEMPQQHVALDSGSYKSAYQRDAFTASFKIENADEQLVISTNHFKSKGSTCWEDEQSDHQQNDVNMQGSCENFRVSAAYHLANELEKIDGYKVLMGDLNSYGLEDPMLVLTEREQAPQDYQIWAARNTYIGGNQDTGTLLHGDEGAIIEQSFGYLDIVEAMKPHTYSYSFNDTVGTLDYVLVDTDLTQYVVDAQVWPINAVESTLFEYSTQYSGELTKYTDPYRSSDHDPAIVVFKFNSNDIDDENVDGNEPENDHGNEGENESQDGQESESAGGSLDLILLMLILSGFSMRHLRRNNK, from the coding sequence ATGAATAAGTTCAAAGCAGCTTTGACATTACCTTGCATATTACTATCAGGTCATGTTAGCGCAGACATTATTATCTCTAAGGTTGTTGAAGGTTCTGGATATAACAAAGCCATTGAAATAGCCAACATTGGTAATCAGACAGTAAGCCTTGCGGGTTATATGCTGCAAAAAGAAACTAACTTTAACGGTGATTGGCAAAGTGATTATCTATTAGGCGATATCACTCTTGCTCCTTTTCAAACCTATGTTATCGGCCATGCCAACTCCAGCGTTGATGAACAGCTCAAAGCCAAATTTGATGTCACAAATAGCACCATTACCAACTTCAATGGTGATGACCCACTGCGCCTACTATTAAATGATGAAGTAGTCGATATGTTTGGCCCTAATGTGGGAAGTGGAGACTTTAATAAAGACATCACCCTTGTTCGTTGTAATTATATGGCGTCACCCGTTTGGGATCTCTCTGATTGGATAACACTTCCTAAAGACAGCTGGGAGACACTTGGCACAATCTCACAGACCTGTGATGCATCTACTCCCCCTGAAGTGCCTGATGGAATAACCACAACTATCATGAACCTTCAAGGTGAAGGCATGTGGTCACCCTATACTGACCCAAGTAACGGTCAATATGAGTCAGAAGAAATATTTGAAGTCACTGGAGTAGTCACCCACATCCAGAGCTCCAATCTCGACAACGACCTATTAACCGGCTTCTTTATTCAAGACCAGCATGGTGACAATAACGCAGCAACTTCTGATGGCATATTTGTCAATGGCAGCCCTTTAGGGCTTGCTATCGGTGATGAAGTAGTTGTGACAGGTAAAGTGCTAGAGCACTATTCATGGACACAGATAAATGCCGCTCGGGTTGAAAAAACCGGCACTCAAGGGATTGTGCTGCCAGCAACAACTATCGTGCCAATCGCTAGCGACCAGAGCTTTGAACAAACCCTTGAGCGCTATGAAGGAATGTTGGTGCGGGTTAACAATGCAACCGACATGCATGTTGCTCGCACCTTTGGCTTTGATTACAGCGCATATCGCAACAACATGGTGCTAAGTCACCAATCTGTAAACTACCATCCAAACCAATTCAACACTCCCCTATCACAAGGTGCTCAACAGGTAGATGCTAGCAACGCTGATCGCCGCTTATTTGTTGAATCACCATCAAAAGCTGCCAATGGGGTCATTCCTTGGTACCCAGATTTCGCCCAAGACAACGGCACAGGGACAACCGACGACTACATCCGCGTTGGTGCAGAGCTAAACGAACAAGGCTTAACGGGCTTACTTGGCTATTCTTATTCTGAATACCGCCTATATGTAATTAGTGAAGCAAACAGTGCCACCTTTGTTGAAAACACTCGCCCAACTACCCCTACCTTAAAAGCAGGCGAGTTAGTGGTCTCTAGCTTTAACGTAGAGAACTTTTTCACCTCACCATTTGGTGGACGAAATAACCCACTAAATCAAAATCGTGGTGCAGAGAGTCTTGATGACTACAACACTCAATTGAACAAAATAGTATCCGCTCTGATCGCAATTAATGCTGATATATATGGTCTTATCGAGATTGAAAATAACGGCTTTGATGAACAATCTGCGATCTATACTCTGGTTGAGGAAATCAACCGTCATCTAGAAAGCGAAGACCAGTATCAAATCGCAATGCCAGCGCAGATTGAAGGCGAAGGTTATGTCGGTACAGATGCGATTACCAACAAGATCATTTATCGCCCAAGCGTTGTAGAGCTGAACGACATACATATTATTGAGATGCCTCAACAGCATGTCGCTCTTGATTCTGGCAGTTACAAAAGTGCCTACCAGCGTGATGCTTTCACCGCATCTTTTAAAATCGAAAATGCTGATGAACAACTCGTGATCTCCACTAACCACTTTAAATCAAAAGGCTCAACATGTTGGGAAGATGAACAGTCAGACCATCAACAAAATGATGTCAATATGCAGGGTAGTTGTGAGAATTTCCGCGTATCCGCTGCATACCACCTGGCTAACGAATTGGAGAAAATTGATGGCTACAAGGTATTGATGGGCGACCTAAATAGCTATGGATTGGAGGATCCGATGCTGGTTCTAACAGAGCGCGAACAGGCGCCACAGGACTATCAAATCTGGGCGGCTCGCAATACCTATATTGGCGGAAATCAAGATACAGGCACGCTGCTACATGGCGATGAAGGGGCTATCATTGAACAATCATTTGGCTATCTAGATATTGTTGAAGCAATGAAGCCGCATACCTATAGCTACTCTTTCAATGATACGGTTGGAACCTTGGACTACGTGCTAGTAGATACAGACCTAACTCAATATGTCGTTGATGCACAGGTTTGGCCAATCAACGCGGTGGAATCAACTCTGTTTGAATATTCGACTCAATACAGTGGCGAGCTGACTAAATATACTGACCCATATCGTTCATCTGATCATGACCCTGCTATCGTCGTGTTCAAGTTCAATAGCAATGATATCGATGATGAAAATGTCGATGGGAATGAACCTGAGAATGACCACGGAAATGAGGGTGAAAATGAATCCCAAGATGGGCAAGAGTCTGAATCTGCAGGTGGTAGTTTAGACCTGATACTTCTGATGTTAATTCTAAGTGGTTTCTCTATGCGACACCTTAGAAGAAACAATAAGTAA
- a CDS encoding DUF4149 domain-containing protein yields the protein MNSFVRFLSKTYILFLTVVVGFSLFAGAVVAPVIFNSALFLSEPLLSRFQEGLLMTEVFVRLSYPLALLCVLSLVYEVYQFVTVKTDWWALLSMFVMVTTGLLFCFYFVPQIVELQSQGALVTQSGGFATLHKISEVSFKITVLSGIILIYRRLK from the coding sequence ATGAACTCATTTGTTCGCTTTTTATCAAAAACGTATATCCTTTTTTTGACCGTGGTGGTTGGTTTTTCTCTGTTTGCCGGAGCGGTAGTTGCACCCGTTATCTTTAATTCGGCCCTATTTTTGAGTGAGCCGTTGCTGAGCAGGTTTCAAGAAGGCTTGCTGATGACTGAGGTGTTTGTGCGTCTATCTTACCCCTTGGCACTATTGTGCGTTTTGTCATTGGTGTATGAGGTATACCAATTTGTAACGGTCAAGACCGATTGGTGGGCCTTGTTGAGCATGTTCGTTATGGTTACTACTGGTCTTCTATTCTGTTTTTATTTTGTACCGCAGATCGTTGAGTTGCAGTCGCAAGGCGCGCTAGTGACTCAGAGCGGCGGCTTTGCAACGCTTCATAAAATCTCAGAGGTCAGCTTTAAAATAACGGTATTGTCAGGGATTATCCTGATTTACAGAAGGTTAAAATAA
- a CDS encoding phosphatase, whose product MTYRLEVDLHTHTLASDHAYSTIHDYVRQAPKQGIRLFANTDHGPDMEDAPHVWHFVNSLTFPRMADGVGILRGIESNIKDLDGNIDIEESVRSTLDIILTGFHPPVFAPRDIDANTLAMKNVIKSGKVHVVTHPGNVRFPIHIEEIVKTAAQENVALEINNSSFLFSRKGCYSNCLKIAQLAKKYDAPLSIGSDAHNAWDLGRFDKAIELITEVDYPAERIINNTVESLFAYLATKGIDIADEFDF is encoded by the coding sequence ATGACATATAGATTAGAGGTAGATTTACATACACATACACTGGCTAGTGACCACGCATACAGCACCATTCATGATTATGTACGCCAAGCGCCAAAACAGGGTATTCGATTATTTGCAAATACCGACCATGGTCCTGATATGGAAGATGCACCCCATGTATGGCATTTTGTAAACAGCTTAACCTTTCCTCGTATGGCTGATGGCGTTGGGATCTTGCGTGGTATTGAGAGTAATATTAAAGATCTTGACGGCAATATTGATATTGAAGAGTCCGTCCGTAGCACCTTAGATATTATCCTTACCGGATTCCATCCCCCTGTATTTGCCCCGCGTGATATCGATGCCAATACCTTAGCAATGAAGAACGTAATCAAAAGTGGCAAGGTGCACGTTGTGACTCACCCTGGCAATGTAAGGTTTCCGATTCATATCGAAGAGATAGTAAAGACTGCCGCTCAAGAAAATGTTGCTCTGGAGATAAACAACAGCTCCTTTTTATTCTCGCGCAAGGGGTGCTATTCGAATTGCTTGAAGATTGCACAGCTTGCTAAGAAATATGATGCGCCACTTAGCATCGGCTCTGATGCACATAATGCTTGGGATCTTGGACGCTTTGATAAAGCCATAGAGCTGATTACTGAGGTTGATTATCCTGCCGAGCGCATTATTAATAATACGGTTGAGTCACTGTTTGCTTATTTGGCAACCAAGGGAATAGATATCGCAGATGAGTTTGATTTTTAA
- a CDS encoding LysR family transcriptional regulator, with protein sequence MDLNLFSTFLAVYRCRSITVAAEQLDLTQPAVSAAVKRLEASLNQTLFVREGRGIAPTGAAVSLATRIEDPLATLEVISESQRELKVYCNESMLHMVAQLDEMAYIESPLEEDKLYDDLITQKVDLIIDVLETKRQGLIVEHLTEEDVVCLTHKQHPLVEESMTLDSYFAQEHIALKIRRGEQNTIDYLSDNPLPSRRVKIETKSISSMLMLASTTDYVASSNRSLAEKWAPPLGLVIHEFPFPLRNLRYNMIFHRRYIKDPFHKKKREQIQRIFANI encoded by the coding sequence ATGGATCTCAATCTTTTTTCAACCTTTTTAGCTGTCTATCGTTGTCGTTCAATCACAGTGGCAGCTGAACAGCTTGACCTGACGCAGCCTGCGGTAAGCGCGGCCGTAAAGCGATTAGAAGCTAGCCTAAATCAAACCTTATTCGTCCGCGAAGGGAGAGGGATTGCGCCAACGGGTGCCGCTGTCTCTTTGGCGACTCGAATTGAAGACCCATTAGCAACGCTTGAGGTGATATCGGAAAGCCAAAGAGAACTGAAGGTATATTGTAACGAGTCTATGCTGCATATGGTTGCCCAGCTAGATGAAATGGCCTATATCGAGTCTCCCTTAGAAGAGGATAAGCTCTATGATGACCTGATCACACAAAAGGTAGATCTCATCATTGATGTGTTAGAGACCAAGAGGCAGGGGCTGATTGTTGAGCATTTAACCGAGGAGGATGTGGTGTGCTTAACCCACAAGCAGCATCCGCTGGTCGAGGAGTCAATGACTCTTGATAGCTACTTTGCACAGGAACATATAGCACTGAAGATCCGCCGTGGTGAACAAAATACAATCGACTATCTATCGGATAACCCACTACCTAGTCGCCGGGTCAAGATTGAAACCAAGTCAATTTCAAGCATGTTAATGCTTGCCTCTACCACGGATTACGTGGCAAGTTCGAATCGTTCTTTAGCGGAGAAATGGGCTCCACCTTTAGGCCTTGTTATCCACGAATTTCCGTTTCCACTGCGTAATCTTCGCTACAATATGATCTTTCATCGTCGCTATATCAAGGACCCATTCCACAAGAAAAAGCGTGAACAGATTCAGAGAATATTCGCCAACATATAA